In Paenibacillus sp. J23TS9, a single genomic region encodes these proteins:
- a CDS encoding carbohydrate ABC transporter permease, which produces MNTSSVVSLNQQTATTRRGRFSIAKTIVILFLSLLVVTQVYPLLWLVLYSLKTNEEILSGSFFALPHSFQWSNYSAALEGNYVRYLLNSLFVTSVTMATVILLSSLCAFAISRFRWKYGQVVMLLFLVGMMIPMQATLLPLMIIFKNIHVLNTHLSLILPYVAFAMPIAVFILSGFMKSIPHEIEESAVIDGANVGRIFWSIILPVSVPPVMTVCILTFINIWNEYILAATFISSEKLKTLPFGVNSFVSQYSVNYGAIGAYLVLGALPVIIIYFLLADKITQGMVAGAVKG; this is translated from the coding sequence ATGAATACAAGCTCTGTCGTATCACTTAATCAGCAGACGGCAACAACCAGACGCGGACGGTTTTCTATTGCGAAGACAATCGTGATTCTGTTCTTGTCACTGCTCGTCGTGACTCAGGTTTATCCGCTGCTGTGGCTGGTTCTATATTCACTGAAAACCAATGAAGAAATTTTATCAGGCAGCTTTTTTGCTCTGCCGCATTCCTTCCAATGGAGTAATTACAGCGCCGCGCTCGAAGGAAATTACGTTCGGTATCTCTTGAACAGTCTTTTCGTTACTTCAGTGACTATGGCTACGGTTATTTTGCTGAGCTCCCTATGTGCGTTTGCGATCAGCCGCTTCCGCTGGAAGTATGGTCAAGTTGTCATGCTGCTGTTTCTCGTCGGTATGATGATTCCAATGCAGGCCACGCTGCTGCCGCTGATGATTATTTTTAAGAACATCCATGTGTTGAACACGCATTTGTCGCTGATCTTGCCTTATGTCGCGTTTGCGATGCCGATCGCAGTATTTATCTTAAGCGGGTTTATGAAATCCATTCCGCATGAGATTGAAGAGTCGGCAGTCATCGACGGCGCGAACGTCGGACGGATTTTCTGGAGCATTATCCTGCCTGTGTCCGTTCCACCGGTGATGACGGTATGCATTCTGACTTTCATTAACATTTGGAATGAATACATTCTGGCAGCAACGTTTATCTCTTCAGAAAAGCTCAAGACCCTGCCTTTCGGAGTGAACAGTTTTGTCAGCCAGTACTCCGTTAATTACGGTGCGATTGGTGCTTATCTTGTACTCGGTGCACTCCCGGTCATCATTATTTACTTCCTGCTCGCGGACAAGATTACGCAGGGCATGGTAGCTGGTGCAGTAAAAGGCTAG